The following proteins are co-located in the Macaca thibetana thibetana isolate TM-01 chromosome 6, ASM2454274v1, whole genome shotgun sequence genome:
- the GRM6 gene encoding metabotropic glutamate receptor 6: protein MARPGRAREPLLVALLPLAWLAQAGLARAAGSVRLAGGLTLGGLFPVHARGAAGRACGPLKKEQGVHRLEAMLYALDRVNADPELLPGVRLGARLLDTCSRDTYALEQALSFVQALIRGRGDGDEVGLRCPGGVPPLRTAPPERVVAVVGASASSVSIMVANVLRLFAIPQISYASTAPELSDSTRYDFFSRVVPPDSYQAQAMVDIVRALGWNYVSTLASEGNYGESGVEAFVQISREAGGVCIAQSIKIPREPKPGEFNKLIRRLMETPNARGIIIFANEDDIRRVLEAARQANLTGHFLWVGSDSWGAKTSPILSLEDVAVGAITILPKRASIDGFDQYFMTRSLENNRRNIWFAEFWEENFNCKLTGSGTQADDSTRKCTGEERIGRDSTYEQEGKVQFVIDAVYAIAHALHSMHQALCPGHTGLCPAMEPTDGRTLLQYIRAVRFNGSAGTPVMFNENGDAPGRYDIFQYQATNGSASSGGYQAVGQWAETLRLDVEALQWSGDPREVPSSLCSLPCGPGERKKMVKGVPCCWHCEACDGYRFQVDEFTCEACPGDMRPTPNHTGCRPTPVVRLSWSSPWAALPLLLAVLGIMATTTVVATFMRHNNTPIVRASGRELSYVLLTGIFLIYAITFLMVAEPGAVVCATRRLFLGLGTTLSYSALLTKTNRIYRIFEQGKRSVTPPPFISPTSQLAITFSLTSLQVVGVIAWLGARPPHSVIDYEEQRTVDPEQARGVLKCDMSDLSLIGCLGYSLLLMVTCTVYAIKARGVPETFNEAKPIGFTMYTTCIIWLAFVPIFFGTAQSAEKIYIQTTTLTVSLSLSASVSLGMLYVPKTYVILFHPEQNVQKRKRSLKATSTVAAPPKGEDAEDHK from the exons ATGGCGCGGCCCGGGAGAGCCCGGGAGCCGCTGCTCGTGGCGCTGCTGCCGCTGGCGTGGTTGGCGCAGGCGGGCCTGGCGCGCGCCGCGGGCTCTGTGCGGCTGGCGGGCGGCCTGACGCTGGGCGGCCTGTTCCCGGTGCACGCGCGGGGCGCGGCGGGCCGGGCGTGCGGGCCGCTGAAGAAGGAGCAGGGCGTGCACCGGCTGGAGGCCATGCTGTACGCGCTGGACCGCGTGAACGCCGACCCCGAGCTGCTGCCCGGCGTGCGCCTGGGCGCGCGGCTGCTGGACACCTGCTCGCGGGACACCTACGCGCTGGAGCAGGCGCTGAGCTTCGTGCAGGCGCTGATCCGCGGCCGCGGCGACGGCGACGAGGTGGGCTTGCGCTGCCCGGGAGGCGTCCCTCCGCTGCGCACCGCGCCCCCCGAGCGCGTCGTGGCCGTCGTGGGCGCCTCGGCCAGCTCCGTCTCCATCATGGTCGCCAACGTGCTGCGCCTGTTTGCG ATACCGCAGATCAGCTACGCCTCCACAGCCCCGGAGCTCAGCGACTCCACGCGCTATGATTTCTTCTCTCGGGTGGTGCCGCCTGACTCCTACCAGGCCCAGGCCATGGTGGACATCGTGAGGGCTCTGGGATGGAACTATGTGTCCACGCTGGCCTCTGAGGGCAACTATGGCGAGAGCGGGGTTGAGGCCTTCGTTCAGATCTCCCGAGAGGCTG GGGGGGTCTGTATTGCCCAGTCTATCAAGATCCCCAGGGAACCGAAGCCGGGAGAGTTCAACAAGCTGATCAGGAGACTCATGGAGACACCCAATGCCCGGGGCATCATCATCTTTGCCAATGAGGATGACATCAG GCGGGTCCTGGAGGCCGCTCGCCAGGCCAACCTGACTGGCCACTTCCTGTGGGTCGGTTCCGACAGCTGGGGGGCCAAGACCTCGCCCATCTTGAGCCTGGAGGACGTGGCCGTCGGGGCCATCACCATCCTGCCCAAAAGGGCCTCCATCGACG GATTCGACCAGTACTTCATGACTCGATCCCTGGAGAACAACCGCAGGAACATCTGGTTTGCCGAGTTCTGGGAAGAGAATTTTAACTGCAAACTGACCGGCTCAGGTACCCAGGCAGATGATTCCACCCGCAAATGCACAG GCGAGGAACGCATCGGCCGGGACTCCACCTACGAGCAGGAGGGCAAGGTGCAGTTCGTGATTGATGCAGTGTACGCCATTGCCCATGCCCTCCACAGCATGCACCAGGCGCTCTGCCCTGGGCACACAGGCCTGTGCCCAGCGATGGAACCCACCGATGGGCGGACGCTCCTGCAGTATATTCGAGCTGTCCGCTTCAATG GCAGCGCAGGAACCCCCGTGATGTTCAACGAAAACGGAGATGCGCCCGGGCGGTACGACATCTTCCAGTACCAGGCCACCAACGGCAGTGCCAGCAGTGGCGGGTACCAGGCGGTGGGCCAGTGGGCAGAGACCCTCAGACTGGAT GTGGAGGCCCTGCAGTGGTCTGGCGACCCCCGCGAGGTGCCCTCGTCTCTGTGCAGCCTCCCCTGTGGGCCGGGGGAGCGGAAGAAGATGGTGAAGGGCGTCCCCTGCTGTTGGCACTGCGAGGCCTGTGACGGGTACCGCTTCCAGGTGGACGAGTTCACGTGCGAGGCCTGTCCTGGGGACATGAGGCCCACCCCCAACCACACCGGCTGCCGCCCCACGCCTGTGGTGCGCCTGAGCTGGTCCTCCCCCTGGGCAGCCCTGCCGCTCCTCCTGGCCGTGCTGGGCATCATGGCCACTACCACAGTGGTGGCCACCTTCATGCGACACAACAACACGCCCATTGTCCGGGCCTCGGGCCGAGAGCTCAGCTACGTCCTCCTCACCGGCATCTTCCTCATCTACGCCATCACCTTCCTCATGGTGGCTGAGCCTGGGGCCGTGGTCTGTGCCACCCGCAGGCTCTTCCTGGGCCTAGGCACGACCCTCAGCTACTCTGCCCTGCTCACCAAGACCAACCGTATCTACCGCATCTTTGAGCAGGGCAAGCGCTCGGTCACACCCCCTCCCTTCATCAGCCCCACCTCGCAGCTGGCCATCACCTTCAGCCTCACCTCCCTGCAG GTGGTGGGGGTGATAGCATGGCTGGGGGCCCGGCCCCCACACAGCGTGATTGACTATGAGGAGCAGCGCACGGTGGACCCGGAGCAGGCCAGAGGGGTGCTCAAGTGTGACATGTCGGATCTGTCTCTCATCGGCTGCCTGGGCTACAGCCTCCTGCTCATGGTCACGTGCACAGTGTACGCCATCAAGGCCCGCGGCGTGCCCGAGACCTTCAACGAGGCCAAGCCCATCGGCTTCACCATGTACACCACCTGCATCATCTGGCTGGCATTCGTGCCTATCTTCTTTGGCACTGCCCAGTCAGCTGAAAAG ATCTACATTCAGACAACCACACTAACCGTGTCCTTGAGCCTGAGTGCGTCGGTGTCCCTCGGCATGCTCTACGTACCCAAAACCTATGTCATCCTGTTCCACCCGGAGCAGAATGTACAGAAGCGAAAGCGGAGCCTCAAGGCCACCTCCACAGTGGCAGCCCCACCCAAGGGCGAGGATGCAGAGGACCACAAGTAG